From the genome of Nicotiana sylvestris chromosome 2, ASM39365v2, whole genome shotgun sequence, one region includes:
- the LOC138886028 gene encoding uncharacterized protein: MRCGTAKAPAQASTEEPPAVLARAHASDVPTALALQETLAQFLSMFGTFVQAGLIQSCLVALSGFESRADLLLLSIVYFDIILGMDWLLPHYTIIDCHAKIVMLAMPGVPRVEWRAYVRDVSVDTPLVDSIPVVRDFPDVFPADLLGMPPDRDIDFGIYMLPGTQPISIPPYHMAPPELHDKGFIGIA, translated from the exons ATGCGCTGCGGTACAGCCAAAGCACCCGCGCAAGCTTCCACCGAGGAACCACCAGCAGTTCTAGCTAGAGCACATGCATCGGATGTGCCTACTGCTCTagcacttcaggagacattagcacagttcctgagTATGTTTGGTACATTCGTACAGGCagggttgattcag tcatgtttggttgctcttagtggttttgagagtagagccgatttattgttgctcagcattgtatattttgatattatcttgggcatggactggctgTTGCCCCATTATACTATTATTGactgtcacgccaaaatcgtgatgctggctatgccaggtgtaccgcgtgttgagtggaggg cttatgtgagagatgtcagtgttgatacccctttagttgattcaaTCCCAGTAGtaagggattttcctgatgtgtttccagctgatcttttgggcatgccgcctgatagagatattgattttggcatctatatgttgccgggcactcaacccatttctattcctccgtatcacatggctcctcctgagttgcaTGATAAGGGTTTTATAGGAATTGCATGA